A part of bacterium genomic DNA contains:
- a CDS encoding FecR family protein: MRFLIPALALFIVTAACAEEAVLRPGETLEALAERAMGQAGLWRLLLAVNEDLAGRDPQVGERLTLPGPDVGWAELVAGDGNVVVGREHGGFEPLHSDTAVAPGDTARTGELSTAELSVGGARVILAPLTGLSLEGSVRSEGASSTLLELLYGRVRAVLDVILGEGGEFRIGGPTAVALVRGTDFEVASPDPGVTQIAVFRGRVLVEPHLVGEPAGEPFGEPFELGPGEGAVIREHSVVRSVLPAEPVLLRPEDGASLVFAADARRGVVFEWEAPAGATRVHVQLAFDSACTRLYEDREPAAGDELRLELVPGTYYWRAAALDDNALSGAFSPARSFEVVVDDTPPDLEIEGWRLGGGGRTLTLWGRTLDAANLVVGAGPVPLSGDGGFEAIVPTGAYDGSVPLVVRDAAGNSREYRLVFHIPDLPVGLVGPTGGTGLSTLASARGPEPWSLRVALGADYYDRLVGSTVPEYTPLERVVQPWLAVSLGLGGWGELSLKAPYVNQIFAGGETFAGMGDLALEGKLAPPAPGDFAYAFYARLALPTGPTYPERDDVARYRPPVDLGPGTPDGRAALAAGLALQYDFLKGGVLGNVGYDFAAGGGLEGGIGFVWAATSWFTLSVESQYALSTYEEFSLIPGFHFRVADLELSLTLGVPLGGDGALETGLAVVLFEL, translated from the coding sequence ATGCGTTTTCTCATTCCAGCGCTGGCGCTCTTTATCGTGACCGCGGCCTGCGCCGAGGAAGCGGTCCTGCGCCCCGGGGAGACGCTGGAGGCGCTGGCCGAGCGCGCGATGGGCCAGGCCGGACTCTGGCGCCTGCTCCTGGCGGTGAACGAGGACCTGGCCGGTCGCGACCCCCAGGTCGGCGAGCGGCTGACGCTCCCCGGTCCCGATGTGGGGTGGGCGGAGTTGGTGGCGGGCGACGGCAACGTCGTGGTCGGCCGGGAGCACGGCGGGTTCGAGCCGCTCCACTCCGACACCGCCGTGGCCCCCGGCGACACGGCGCGCACGGGGGAGCTCTCCACCGCGGAGCTCTCGGTGGGCGGCGCCCGGGTCATCCTGGCCCCCTTGACGGGACTGAGCCTCGAGGGATCCGTGCGGAGCGAGGGGGCGAGCTCGACCCTGCTGGAGCTCCTCTACGGTCGGGTGAGGGCGGTGCTGGACGTTATCCTGGGCGAAGGCGGGGAGTTCCGCATCGGCGGACCCACGGCGGTGGCCCTCGTCCGCGGAACGGATTTCGAGGTCGCTTCGCCCGACCCCGGCGTGACGCAGATAGCCGTTTTCCGCGGGCGGGTACTGGTAGAACCGCACCTCGTGGGTGAACCCGCCGGGGAGCCCTTCGGTGAACCGTTCGAGCTGGGTCCCGGCGAGGGCGCGGTCATCCGCGAACACAGCGTCGTCCGGTCGGTCCTCCCCGCCGAGCCCGTGTTGCTGCGGCCCGAGGACGGCGCGTCCCTGGTCTTCGCCGCCGACGCCCGGCGGGGCGTGGTGTTCGAGTGGGAGGCCCCCGCGGGGGCGACCCGCGTTCACGTCCAGCTCGCCTTTGATTCGGCCTGTACGCGACTCTACGAGGATCGCGAGCCGGCCGCCGGCGACGAGCTCCGCCTGGAGCTGGTTCCCGGCACGTACTACTGGCGCGCGGCCGCCCTGGACGACAACGCGCTCTCCGGCGCGTTCTCCCCGGCGCGCTCCTTCGAGGTGGTCGTGGACGACACGCCGCCGGACCTGGAGATAGAGGGCTGGCGGCTGGGCGGCGGCGGACGCACCCTCACCCTGTGGGGCCGGACTCTGGACGCGGCCAACCTCGTCGTCGGCGCCGGGCCGGTCCCCCTCTCCGGCGACGGCGGCTTCGAGGCCATCGTGCCCACGGGCGCCTACGACGGCTCGGTGCCCCTCGTCGTGCGCGACGCGGCGGGCAACTCCCGGGAGTACCGCCTCGTGTTCCACATCCCCGACCTGCCGGTGGGCCTGGTGGGGCCCACGGGCGGTACGGGATTGAGCACGCTCGCGTCCGCCCGCGGCCCGGAGCCCTGGTCCCTGCGCGTCGCCCTGGGGGCGGACTACTACGACCGGCTGGTCGGCTCCACCGTTCCGGAGTACACACCCCTCGAGCGCGTGGTCCAGCCCTGGCTGGCCGTCTCCCTCGGCCTCGGCGGCTGGGGGGAGCTCTCCCTCAAGGCGCCCTACGTCAACCAGATTTTTGCGGGAGGCGAGACCTTCGCCGGGATGGGCGACCTGGCGCTTGAGGGGAAGCTGGCTCCCCCCGCGCCCGGCGATTTCGCCTACGCCTTCTACGCGAGGCTCGCCCTCCCGACGGGACCGACCTACCCCGAACGGGACGATGTCGCCCGTTACCGTCCGCCGGTGGACCTGGGTCCCGGAACCCCCGACGGCCGCGCGGCCCTGGCCGCCGGTCTGGCCCTCCAGTACGACTTCCTCAAGGGCGGGGTTCTGGGCAATGTGGGCTACGACTTCGCGGCGGGGGGCGGCCTCGAGGGCGGCATCGGCTTCGTCTGGGCCGCCACGAGCTGGTTCACGCTCTCGGTGGAAAGCCAGTACGCTCTTTCGACGTACGAGGAGTTCTCCCTCATCCCCGGCTTCCATTTCCGCGTCGCCGACCTGGAGCTTTCCCTCACCCTGGGGGTGCCCCTCGGCGGTGACGGCGCCCTGGAAACCGGGCTGGCCGTCGTCCTGTTCGAGCTGTGA
- a CDS encoding DUF6150 family protein, which produces MKKLPAVLALAMFAPAPAGNVYVADYESEADLNVYIVDYESYADLNVYVVDYESYADGEDALWYFVDYESEADVVIYYVDYESEADLKVYFVDYESYAGWNEGHPWQGRLH; this is translated from the coding sequence GTGAAGAAGCTCCCGGCGGTCCTGGCCCTGGCGATGTTCGCCCCCGCCCCGGCGGGCAACGTCTACGTGGCCGACTACGAATCGGAGGCCGACCTCAACGTCTACATCGTGGACTACGAGAGCTACGCCGATTTGAACGTCTACGTGGTGGACTACGAGAGCTACGCCGACGGCGAGGACGCCCTGTGGTATTTCGTGGATTACGAGTCCGAAGCCGACGTGGTCATTTACTACGTGGACTACGAGTCGGAGGCCGACCTCAAGGTGTACTTCGTGGACTACGAGTCCTACGCCGGCTGGAACGAGGGCCATCCGTGGCAGGGTCGCCTGCACTGA
- the uvrA gene encoding excinuclease ABC subunit UvrA → MEDITIRGAREHNLKNIDLVIPRGRLVVFTGVSGSGKSSLAFDTLYAEGQRRYVESLSSYARQYQGQMEKPKVDQITGLSPAISIQQKAASRNPRSTVGTITEIYDYLRVLYARVGKPHCPSCGRPIGSQTAEQIVEEVMKLPSGTRFMVNAPVVNNRKGEFKNLLESLRQQGFVRAIIDARMEELVGIAGLDRKRPHDVEVIVDRLIASENIRARLTDSIETALRLADGVIAIVLVKDSDGLSGAVAEALARLSEREGAPGEEIDGEVPHFDAGGRAIFSEHNACAVCGISFPELSPQMFSFNSPQGMCPSCGGLGSTLEVDPDLVVPNPTLSIREGAVAVWGKIDETKTWRLSRLESLAGHYNFSLDTPWAELPLEVHQIILEGSEDEEIKFTWEYEHGSGSSTHAYTGVIENLHRLYRETKSDAARQFYSRFFTSLPCKVCEGKKLRPETLAVTLDDLNIHELGELPVSELVRFFANLTLTDTERKIAQELLKEVRSRLGFLVNVGLYYLSLNRSAPTLSGGEAQRIRLASQIGCGLVGVLYILDEPSIGLHHRDNVKLIKTLTDLRDLGNTVIVVEHDEATMLAADQIVDFGPGAGHMGGHIVAQGTPDEIKKKPGSLTGRYLAGDLAIAVPERRRPGNGHFLELYGCTHHNLKGVDLRIPLGTFTAVTGVSGSGKSSLVNETLFPALATGLRQTRLHGGPFEKIAGLKQVDKVIDIDQSPIGRTPRSNPATYIKVFDHIRRLFVQLPAAKVRGYTPGRFSFNVRGGRCEACQGDGLIKIEMHFLPDVYVTCDVCHGKRYNKETLSVRYRGYNIADVLEMDVSEALELFRNIPQIARMLETLTSVGLDYVKLGQPATTLSGGEAQRVKLARELTKRSTGKTVYILDEPTTGLHFADIAKLLGVLQTFVDMGNTVIVIEHNLDVIKNADYIVDLGPEGGDDGGRMIAQGTPEKVALIEESYTGNVLRQVLPRFAETVPGAVGRR, encoded by the coding sequence ATGGAAGACATCACCATCCGCGGGGCCCGCGAGCACAACCTCAAGAACATAGACCTCGTCATCCCCCGGGGCCGCCTGGTGGTATTCACCGGCGTCTCCGGCTCCGGGAAGAGCTCCCTGGCCTTCGACACGCTCTACGCCGAGGGCCAGCGGCGCTACGTCGAGAGCCTCTCCAGCTACGCCCGCCAGTACCAGGGGCAGATGGAAAAGCCCAAGGTGGACCAGATAACCGGCCTCTCGCCGGCCATCAGCATCCAGCAGAAGGCCGCCAGCCGCAACCCCCGCTCCACCGTGGGCACCATCACCGAAATCTACGACTACCTCCGCGTCCTCTACGCGCGGGTGGGCAAGCCCCACTGCCCGAGCTGCGGCCGGCCCATCGGCTCCCAGACCGCCGAGCAGATAGTCGAGGAGGTGATGAAGCTCCCCTCCGGGACCCGCTTCATGGTCAACGCCCCGGTGGTCAACAACCGGAAGGGCGAGTTCAAGAACCTCCTGGAAAGCCTGCGCCAGCAGGGGTTCGTCCGGGCGATCATAGACGCTCGGATGGAGGAGCTGGTCGGGATTGCCGGTCTGGACCGCAAGCGGCCCCACGACGTCGAGGTCATCGTGGACCGGCTCATCGCCAGCGAGAACATCCGCGCCCGGCTCACCGACTCCATCGAAACCGCCCTGCGCCTGGCGGACGGCGTGATAGCCATCGTGCTGGTCAAGGACTCGGACGGCCTCTCCGGCGCGGTGGCCGAGGCGCTGGCCCGTCTGTCCGAGAGGGAGGGCGCCCCCGGCGAGGAGATTGACGGCGAGGTCCCCCACTTCGACGCCGGCGGCCGGGCCATTTTCTCGGAGCACAACGCCTGCGCCGTCTGCGGCATATCATTCCCCGAGCTCTCCCCCCAGATGTTCTCCTTCAACAGCCCCCAGGGGATGTGCCCCTCATGCGGCGGCCTGGGCTCCACCCTGGAGGTGGACCCGGACCTGGTGGTGCCCAACCCCACGCTTTCCATCCGCGAGGGCGCCGTGGCCGTCTGGGGCAAGATTGACGAGACGAAGACCTGGCGGCTGTCGCGCCTGGAGAGCCTGGCGGGCCACTACAACTTCAGCCTGGACACCCCCTGGGCCGAGCTCCCGCTCGAGGTCCACCAGATCATCCTCGAGGGCTCCGAGGACGAGGAGATAAAGTTCACCTGGGAGTACGAGCACGGCTCCGGTTCCAGCACCCACGCCTACACCGGGGTCATCGAAAACCTCCACCGGCTTTACCGGGAGACGAAGTCCGACGCGGCCCGGCAGTTCTACAGCCGCTTCTTCACCAGCCTGCCCTGCAAGGTCTGCGAGGGCAAGAAGCTCCGTCCCGAGACCCTGGCCGTGACCCTCGACGATCTCAACATCCACGAGCTGGGCGAGCTGCCCGTCAGCGAGCTGGTCAGGTTCTTCGCCAACCTCACCCTCACCGACACCGAGCGCAAGATAGCCCAGGAGCTCTTGAAGGAGGTCCGCTCCCGTCTGGGGTTCCTGGTCAACGTGGGGCTCTACTACCTGTCGCTGAACCGCTCGGCGCCGACACTCTCCGGCGGCGAGGCCCAGCGCATCCGCCTGGCCAGCCAGATAGGCTGCGGCCTGGTCGGCGTGCTCTACATCCTGGACGAGCCCTCCATCGGCCTGCACCACCGCGACAACGTCAAGCTCATCAAGACCCTCACCGACCTCCGAGACCTGGGGAACACGGTGATCGTGGTGGAGCACGACGAGGCGACTATGCTGGCGGCGGACCAGATAGTGGACTTCGGCCCCGGCGCGGGGCACATGGGCGGCCACATCGTGGCCCAGGGGACCCCCGACGAGATAAAGAAGAAGCCGGGCTCGCTCACCGGCCGCTACCTCGCCGGAGACCTCGCCATCGCCGTCCCGGAGAGGCGCCGACCGGGCAACGGCCACTTCCTCGAGCTCTACGGCTGCACCCACCACAACCTGAAGGGCGTGGACCTGCGCATCCCGTTGGGCACCTTCACGGCGGTCACCGGGGTCTCCGGGTCGGGGAAGAGCTCGCTGGTGAACGAGACGCTCTTCCCCGCGCTGGCCACGGGCCTGCGGCAGACGCGGCTGCACGGCGGCCCCTTCGAGAAGATAGCCGGCCTCAAGCAGGTTGATAAGGTCATAGACATTGACCAGAGCCCCATCGGCCGCACCCCCCGCTCCAACCCCGCCACCTACATCAAGGTCTTCGACCACATCCGGAGGCTCTTCGTCCAGCTCCCCGCGGCCAAGGTCCGCGGCTACACGCCGGGGCGCTTCAGCTTCAACGTCCGCGGCGGGAGATGCGAGGCCTGCCAGGGCGACGGGCTCATCAAAATCGAGATGCACTTCTTGCCCGACGTCTACGTCACCTGCGACGTCTGCCACGGCAAGCGCTACAACAAGGAAACCCTCTCCGTGCGCTACCGCGGCTACAACATCGCCGACGTGCTCGAGATGGACGTCTCCGAGGCGCTGGAGCTCTTCCGCAACATCCCCCAGATAGCCCGGATGCTGGAGACCCTCACCAGCGTGGGCCTGGACTACGTCAAGCTCGGCCAGCCGGCGACCACCCTCTCCGGCGGCGAGGCCCAGCGCGTCAAGCTGGCCCGCGAGCTCACCAAGCGCTCCACCGGCAAGACCGTCTACATCCTCGACGAGCCCACCACCGGCCTGCACTTCGCCGACATCGCCAAGCTCCTGGGCGTGCTGCAGACCTTCGTGGACATGGGCAACACGGTCATCGTCATCGAGCACAACCTGGACGTGATAAAGAACGCGGACTACATCGTGGACCTGGGCCCCGAAGGCGGGGACGACGGCGGGCGGATGATCGCCCAGGGCACGCCGGAGAAGGTCGCCCTCATCGAGGAATCCTACACCGGGAACGTCCTGCGCCAGGTCCTGCCGCGGTTCGCCGAGACCGTGCCCGGAGCGGTGGGCCGGCGGTAG
- a CDS encoding BamA/TamA family outer membrane protein yields MKYTTASLMIVLAVSAGAVPLVGLEGDGAELPALAALRVGEEFDEEQADLALKEAAASLAAEGYLDARLTPELIRREGGVRLRVAVERGERAALGALTVNGALAVEPRLVEAAARTGWRRDGPNGLMRAVGDLYASAGYLNAGMEMVEPRRAPDGSLSLTLELSEGDLTCVDTLEVVGLDDDARLTALAALGLARGDPLTPDALEAARRRMERTGYYARVALTLDGTTLRLEAEPARTVYFDGALGLGETGDGTGLFGELQFKLANLGGGGHDLAGLYRRTSADNADYRAGYTKRFLFGTLASLGLTYTGLLRSDRRSDSGEAELRQPLGDHLEISLAARFSSDSQEGVGSSAFMGAGLGALLDYTDRPRDPTDGLDLWCKLGAGQRRYDARRETPLQARLGVDGYWTPIEPHTLALLAEGGIADVRPPASLDCFYLGGVARPRGYRAHEMPTDAYALATAEYRLRLGDSGRLFAFGDFAYYQPISTAPFTTRTIWRRALGYGIGLVVNLGVGGLEVVYALSQDSGLDSGVLEVRLVLDRLL; encoded by the coding sequence GTGAAATATACCACCGCATCGCTCATGATCGTCCTGGCCGTCTCGGCCGGAGCGGTCCCCCTGGTGGGCCTGGAAGGGGACGGCGCGGAGCTGCCCGCGCTGGCCGCGCTCCGGGTGGGGGAGGAGTTCGACGAGGAGCAGGCGGATCTGGCGCTCAAGGAGGCGGCGGCCTCCCTGGCCGCGGAGGGCTACCTGGACGCCCGGCTCACCCCGGAGCTCATCCGGCGCGAGGGCGGCGTCCGGCTGCGGGTCGCCGTGGAGCGGGGCGAGCGGGCCGCCCTGGGCGCTCTGACGGTGAACGGAGCCTTGGCCGTCGAGCCGCGGCTGGTCGAGGCGGCGGCGCGCACCGGCTGGCGCAGGGACGGGCCAAACGGCCTCATGCGGGCCGTGGGCGACCTATACGCCTCGGCGGGCTACCTGAACGCCGGCATGGAGATGGTCGAGCCGAGGCGCGCGCCCGACGGGTCGCTCAGCCTGACCCTCGAGCTGTCGGAAGGCGACCTCACCTGCGTGGACACCCTCGAGGTCGTCGGCCTGGACGATGACGCGCGGCTCACCGCCCTGGCCGCCCTGGGGCTGGCGCGGGGCGACCCCCTGACCCCCGACGCCCTGGAGGCGGCCCGGCGACGCATGGAGCGGACGGGCTACTACGCCCGCGTCGCTCTCACTCTCGACGGGACGACCCTGCGGCTCGAGGCCGAGCCGGCGCGGACGGTGTATTTCGACGGCGCCCTGGGCCTCGGCGAGACGGGGGACGGGACCGGGCTCTTCGGGGAACTCCAGTTCAAGCTCGCCAACCTCGGCGGCGGGGGGCACGACCTCGCCGGGCTGTACCGGCGGACATCCGCCGACAACGCCGACTACCGGGCGGGATACACCAAGCGGTTCCTCTTCGGCACTCTGGCGTCCCTGGGGCTCACCTACACCGGCCTTCTGCGCTCCGACCGCCGCTCCGACTCGGGGGAGGCCGAGTTGCGCCAGCCGCTGGGAGACCACCTCGAGATATCCCTCGCCGCCCGGTTCTCTTCCGACTCCCAGGAGGGCGTGGGGTCGAGCGCGTTTATGGGCGCCGGGCTGGGGGCCCTTCTGGATTACACCGACCGGCCGCGCGACCCCACCGACGGCCTCGACCTGTGGTGCAAGCTGGGAGCCGGCCAGCGGCGCTACGATGCGCGGCGGGAGACGCCGCTCCAGGCCCGCCTGGGCGTAGACGGCTACTGGACGCCCATCGAGCCCCACACCCTGGCGCTCCTGGCGGAGGGGGGAATCGCCGACGTCCGGCCGCCGGCATCCCTGGACTGCTTCTACCTGGGCGGCGTGGCCCGGCCCCGCGGGTACCGCGCCCACGAGATGCCCACCGACGCATACGCCCTCGCCACGGCCGAGTACCGCCTTCGGCTGGGGGATTCGGGGCGCCTGTTCGCCTTCGGCGATTTCGCCTACTACCAACCGATCTCCACCGCGCCATTCACGACCCGGACGATATGGAGGCGGGCCCTCGGCTACGGGATCGGCCTCGTCGTCAACCTGGGAGTGGGCGGCCTCGAGGTGGTTTACGCCCTCAGCCAGGACTCGGGCCTGGACTCCGGCGTCCTGGAGGTCCGGCTCGTCCTGGACCGCCTCCTGTGA